A section of the Ciceribacter thiooxidans genome encodes:
- a CDS encoding M24 family metallopeptidase — MSLPTSLYPERNIVDLAALARLQAAGCRERRTRLSNWLVEVGLDGALITRPQHLTYFFGLRGWRSSPASGFVGRDGFGLISVGNSMGSDVYTDETVRFDDSMFATTFEDRERAAIASLDIRLAKTKALGADCTNIAGQTITPISGQISSMRRRKYPDEVALISAAIAANEAGYRAIAPHIAPGLLETEVFALFQGAAIAAAGQTMGELGNDFRGGQPGGRPRPVPLVEGDLLPVDAGAVVANYFSDMCRTFAVSGTRAPVQEEAFGRVVHALSIAEDMIRPGVRCGTVFQEIASILNSHRDDWRFDHHLGHGLGLDPVERPFINSGSNDIFEEGCTFTLEPGLYGDNLRGGIRLEQNYVIENGALRRLSKLPLDI, encoded by the coding sequence ATGAGCCTACCCACCTCGCTCTATCCCGAGAGAAATATTGTGGACCTCGCGGCACTGGCAAGACTGCAAGCCGCAGGTTGCCGGGAGCGTCGCACGCGCCTTTCCAATTGGCTTGTTGAGGTTGGCCTGGATGGAGCCCTGATCACGCGCCCCCAGCACCTGACATACTTTTTTGGATTGCGAGGATGGAGAAGCTCGCCAGCCTCTGGGTTCGTCGGCCGTGATGGCTTCGGTTTGATCTCGGTCGGCAATTCAATGGGATCTGACGTCTACACCGATGAAACAGTCCGGTTCGACGATTCGATGTTCGCGACCACGTTCGAAGACCGCGAGCGAGCGGCAATTGCGTCGTTGGATATTCGCCTCGCTAAAACGAAGGCGCTTGGCGCGGATTGCACCAACATCGCAGGACAGACCATCACACCGATATCCGGGCAGATCTCGTCGATGCGCCGACGCAAGTACCCGGATGAAGTCGCGCTGATTTCCGCGGCCATTGCCGCCAATGAAGCTGGATACCGTGCGATTGCGCCGCATATCGCCCCCGGACTTCTGGAAACCGAAGTGTTTGCCCTATTTCAGGGAGCTGCAATTGCGGCTGCGGGACAGACGATGGGGGAGCTGGGCAACGATTTTCGTGGGGGACAGCCAGGCGGCCGGCCTCGCCCCGTGCCTCTGGTGGAGGGCGATCTTCTGCCCGTGGATGCCGGAGCGGTCGTCGCAAACTATTTTTCCGATATGTGCCGGACTTTCGCTGTGTCGGGGACACGAGCGCCAGTGCAGGAGGAGGCCTTCGGCCGCGTCGTTCATGCACTGTCAATCGCCGAAGACATGATCCGGCCGGGTGTTCGATGCGGGACAGTTTTCCAGGAGATTGCATCCATCCTGAACAGCCACCGCGATGACTGGCGCTTTGACCATCACTTGGGCCACGGGCTTGGCTTGGATCCGGTCGAGCGCCCGTTCATAAATTCGGGTTCGAACGACATCTTTGAAGAGGGCTGCACGTTCACGCTCGAACCCGGCCTGTACGGTGACAATCTCCGGGGTGGAATACGTCTCGAGCAGAATTACGTCATAGAAAATGGCGCTCTTCGCCGGCTATCCAAGTTACCTCTGGACATCTGA
- a CDS encoding anthranilate synthase, giving the protein MTTIIRDDGGETYTTRGGIKVTRSRRAAPYADAINGYIDRLDEHRGAVFSSNYEYPGRYTRWDTAIVDPPLGISCFGRKMWIEAYNERGEVLLSFIAARLRTVGEITLGASTARRLDLSVNEPDRVFTEEERSKIPTVFTVLRAITDLFHSEADSSIGLFGAFGYDLAFQFDAIKLSLERPEDQRDMVLFLPDEILVVDHYSAKAWIDRYDFEKDGVTTEGKADAIAPEPFKATDTIPPRGDHRPGEYAELVVKAKESFRRGDLFEVVPGQKFMERCESKPSEISKRLKEINPSPYSFFINLGNQEYLVGASPEMFVRVSGRRIETCPISGTIKRGADPIADSEQILKLLNSKKDESELTMCSDVDRNDKSRVCEPGSVKVIGRRQIEMYSRLIHTVDHIEGRLRDGMDAFDGFLSHAWAVTVTGAPKLWAMRFIEAHEKSPRAWYGGAIGMVGFNGDMNTGLTLRTVRIKDGIAEVRAGATLLNDSIPEEEEAETELKASAMISAIRDAKSGNDEKSKRGVAAVGKGVNILLVDHEDSFVHTLANYFRQTGATVTTVRTPVADEVFDRIKPDLVVLSPGPGTPKDFDCKATIKKARARQLPIFGVCLGLQALAEAYGGELRQLAIPMHGKPSRIRVLEPGIVFSGLAKEVTVGRYHSIFADPATLDRDFMITAESEDGTIMGIEHTKEPVAAVQFHPESIMTLGQDAGMRMIENVVAHLARRAKEKAA; this is encoded by the coding sequence ATGACGACGATCATTCGGGATGATGGCGGGGAGACCTATACCACCCGCGGCGGTATCAAGGTGACGCGCTCGCGCCGGGCGGCGCCCTATGCCGATGCCATCAACGGCTACATCGACAGGCTCGACGAGCATCGCGGTGCGGTCTTTTCCTCCAACTACGAATATCCCGGCCGCTATACGCGTTGGGACACGGCGATCGTCGATCCGCCGCTCGGCATTTCCTGCTTCGGCCGAAAGATGTGGATCGAGGCCTATAACGAACGTGGCGAGGTGCTGCTCTCCTTCATCGCCGCAAGGCTGCGCACGGTCGGCGAAATCACGCTCGGCGCCTCGACGGCGCGTCGCCTCGATCTTTCGGTCAACGAGCCCGACCGGGTGTTCACCGAAGAAGAGCGCTCGAAGATCCCGACGGTGTTCACCGTGCTCCGCGCGATCACCGATCTCTTCCATTCCGAGGCGGACAGCTCGATCGGCCTTTTCGGCGCCTTCGGCTACGATCTCGCCTTCCAGTTCGATGCGATCAAGCTTTCGCTCGAACGTCCGGAAGACCAGCGCGACATGGTGCTCTTCCTGCCGGACGAAATTCTGGTCGTCGACCACTATTCGGCCAAGGCCTGGATCGACCGCTACGATTTCGAGAAGGACGGCGTGACGACCGAGGGCAAGGCGGACGCGATCGCGCCGGAGCCGTTCAAGGCGACCGACACGATCCCGCCGCGCGGCGACCATCGTCCGGGCGAATATGCCGAGCTCGTGGTCAAGGCCAAGGAGAGCTTCCGCCGCGGCGACCTCTTCGAGGTGGTGCCGGGCCAGAAGTTCATGGAGCGCTGCGAATCGAAGCCGTCGGAGATTTCCAAGCGCCTGAAGGAGATCAACCCATCTCCCTATTCCTTCTTCATCAATCTCGGAAATCAGGAATATCTCGTCGGCGCCTCGCCGGAGATGTTCGTGCGCGTGTCCGGCCGGCGCATCGAGACCTGCCCGATTTCCGGCACGATCAAGCGCGGCGCCGACCCAATCGCCGACAGCGAGCAGATCCTGAAGCTTTTGAATTCCAAGAAGGACGAGAGCGAGCTCACCATGTGCTCGGACGTCGACCGCAACGACAAGTCCCGCGTCTGCGAGCCGGGCTCGGTCAAGGTCATCGGCCGCCGCCAGATCGAGATGTATTCGCGCCTCATCCACACGGTCGACCACATCGAGGGGCGTCTGCGCGACGGCATGGACGCCTTCGACGGCTTCCTCTCCCACGCCTGGGCGGTGACGGTGACGGGAGCGCCGAAACTCTGGGCGATGCGCTTCATCGAGGCGCACGAGAAGAGCCCGCGCGCCTGGTATGGCGGGGCGATCGGCATGGTCGGCTTCAACGGCGACATGAACACCGGCTTGACGCTCAGGACCGTGCGGATCAAGGATGGGATCGCCGAGGTGCGCGCCGGCGCGACGCTCTTGAACGATTCCATTCCGGAAGAGGAAGAAGCCGAAACCGAACTGAAGGCATCCGCCATGATTTCTGCCATTCGCGATGCGAAATCCGGAAACGACGAGAAGTCGAAGCGCGGTGTCGCCGCCGTCGGCAAGGGCGTGAACATCCTGCTCGTCGACCACGAGGATAGCTTCGTCCACACGCTCGCCAACTATTTCCGCCAGACCGGCGCCACCGTGACGACCGTGCGCACGCCGGTCGCCGACGAGGTCTTCGACCGCATCAAGCCGGACCTCGTGGTGCTTTCGCCCGGCCCCGGCACCCCGAAGGATTTCGACTGCAAGGCGACGATTAAGAAGGCGCGGGCGCGGCAACTGCCGATCTTCGGCGTCTGCCTCGGTCTGCAGGCGCTCGCCGAGGCCTATGGCGGCGAGTTGCGCCAGCTCGCGATCCCGATGCACGGCAAGCCCTCGCGCATCCGCGTGCTGGAGCCCGGCATCGTGTTCTCAGGCCTCGCCAAGGAAGTGACCGTCGGCCGCTATCACTCGATCTTCGCCGATCCGGCGACGCTCGACCGTGACTTCATGATCACGGCGGAGAGCGAAGACGGCACGATCATGGGCATCGAGCACACCAAGGAGCCGGTGGCGGCGGTGCAGTTCCACCCGGAATCGATCATGACGCTCGGTCAGGACGCCGGCATGCGCATGATCGAGAACGTCGTCGCGCATCTCGCACGGCGGGCAAAGGAAAAGGCGGCGTGA
- a CDS encoding type II toxin-antitoxin system RelE/ParE family toxin — MIRSFADPETERIWTGLRSRKLPPDIQAVALRKLRMVNNARVLQDLRVPPGNRLEALKGDRAGYYSIRINEQWRICFKWHDGGPSDVGIVDYHD; from the coding sequence ATGATCCGGAGCTTCGCCGATCCTGAGACTGAGCGCATCTGGACCGGTTTGCGGAGCCGGAAGCTGCCGCCGGACATTCAGGCGGTCGCGCTGCGGAAGCTGCGCATGGTGAACAACGCCCGCGTGCTTCAGGATCTGCGCGTCCCGCCGGGAAACCGGCTGGAGGCATTGAAGGGCGACAGGGCCGGATACTACAGCATCCGGATCAACGAACAGTGGCGCATTTGCTTCAAGTGGCATGACGGAGGGCCGAGCGATGTCGGAATCGTCGACTACCATGACTGA
- a CDS encoding HigA family addiction module antitoxin has translation MSESSTTMTDHLPNPHPGDILLEDFLKPMGLSQNALARAVNVPPRRINEIVLRKRAVTADTDLRLARYFGLSEGFFLGLQADYDLLERRREIEDELQRIEPRAA, from the coding sequence ATGTCGGAATCGTCGACTACCATGACTGACCATCTGCCGAACCCGCATCCGGGCGACATTCTTCTCGAGGACTTCCTGAAGCCGATGGGGCTCAGCCAGAATGCGCTGGCACGCGCGGTAAATGTCCCTCCCCGCCGCATCAACGAGATCGTCCTCCGAAAGCGGGCCGTCACAGCGGACACTGACCTTCGGCTGGCTCGCTATTTCGGTCTGTCCGAAGGCTTCTTCCTGGGATTGCAGGCCGACTACGATCTGTTGGAGCGCCGGAGAGAAATAGAGGACGAGCTGCAGCGGATCGAGCCGAGGGCGGCGTGA
- the queF gene encoding preQ(1) synthase has translation MSKTDVSGLTQLGQSVEAPTTPESAVLERVPNGNAGTDYVVRFTAPEFTSLCPMTGQPDFAHIVIDYIPGDWLVESKSLKLFLFSFRNHGAFHEDCSIYIARRIIDLLDPKWLRIGAYWYPRGGIPIDVFWQTGEAPAGVWLPDQGVPTYRGRG, from the coding sequence ATGAGCAAGACCGACGTTTCCGGCCTGACCCAGCTCGGCCAGTCCGTCGAAGCGCCCACGACCCCGGAGTCGGCCGTCCTCGAGCGTGTGCCGAACGGCAATGCCGGAACAGACTACGTCGTCCGCTTTACCGCGCCTGAATTCACCTCGCTCTGCCCGATGACGGGCCAGCCGGATTTCGCCCACATCGTCATCGACTACATTCCCGGCGACTGGCTGGTGGAGTCGAAGTCGCTGAAGCTCTTTCTCTTTTCCTTCCGCAACCACGGTGCCTTCCACGAGGATTGTTCGATCTACATCGCCAGACGGATCATCGATCTCCTCGATCCGAAATGGCTCCGGATCGGCGCTTACTGGTATCCGCGCGGCGGCATCCCGATCGACGTGTTCTGGCAGACGGGCGAGGCGCCCGCCGGCGTGTGGCTTCCCGACCAGGGCGTTCCGACCTATCGCGGCCGCGGCTGA
- a CDS encoding argonaute/piwi family protein — translation MNFKTRVFDEPILEFGEGGQHCDPRQGLREFGPLQPRSGDVVRVGVIGTNETVAGFTEFLDETARGIASENKQLINLNPDFPGLGNQNPFRCKFEVPSGATATMSRAQVNDIRTIGKHDEAVRQAVEMITEQLTALTESSVKPDVIVLALPILLIEKLVNARSEERDEDAEDEEEASTDILLDFRDLLKARTLHLDVPTQIVWPDTWDDAAKIPRKVKRDSNRQTQAKATRAWNLLNALFYKAGKVPWRLLPDDAGLRTSFLGIGFYRDVDGQQLWTSTAQMFDERGRGLILRGARAQTETRGRHPYLTAQDADDLVTQSIATYKAHHRHVPARIVILKTSRFRPEEAEGIDAALRRAGIELSDLVWVQESSPIAIFRDGNYPVLRGTFVDLRGKGLLYTRGSVPYYGTYPGLRVPRPLLLVQHENSDSAIAKVAEEVLALTKVNWNSTQFDQKLPAPIKAAREVGRILKHIAFGTQVSPDFRRYT, via the coding sequence ATGAACTTCAAGACACGCGTTTTTGATGAACCCATTCTGGAGTTCGGCGAAGGCGGGCAGCATTGTGATCCGCGACAGGGGCTGCGTGAATTCGGTCCACTCCAACCCCGATCGGGCGATGTCGTGCGCGTCGGCGTTATTGGCACGAATGAAACAGTAGCAGGATTTACGGAATTTCTCGATGAAACCGCACGCGGTATCGCGAGTGAGAATAAGCAACTTATCAATCTGAATCCGGATTTTCCGGGACTTGGAAATCAGAATCCGTTCCGCTGCAAATTCGAAGTGCCAAGCGGCGCGACCGCGACCATGTCGCGCGCTCAGGTCAATGACATTCGCACCATCGGCAAGCACGATGAAGCTGTGCGGCAGGCCGTCGAAATGATCACGGAGCAATTGACGGCTCTGACCGAAAGCAGCGTCAAACCGGATGTAATTGTTCTGGCGCTGCCCATCCTGTTGATCGAAAAACTAGTCAACGCCAGGAGTGAAGAACGCGATGAGGACGCCGAGGATGAAGAGGAAGCTAGCACGGACATCCTCTTGGATTTCCGCGACCTGCTCAAGGCCCGGACGCTACATCTAGACGTGCCGACACAGATTGTCTGGCCGGACACATGGGATGATGCCGCAAAAATCCCGCGCAAGGTCAAGCGCGACAGCAATCGCCAGACGCAGGCAAAGGCCACACGGGCTTGGAACCTGTTGAACGCGCTTTTTTATAAGGCGGGAAAAGTACCATGGCGTTTGCTGCCAGACGACGCTGGTCTGCGAACAAGCTTCCTCGGAATTGGCTTTTACCGCGATGTCGATGGTCAGCAGCTTTGGACGAGCACGGCGCAGATGTTTGACGAACGGGGGCGTGGCCTCATACTGCGCGGCGCCCGCGCACAAACCGAGACGCGAGGCCGCCATCCATATCTGACGGCACAGGATGCCGATGACTTGGTGACGCAGTCGATCGCCACGTACAAGGCGCATCACCGCCATGTTCCGGCGCGCATTGTCATCCTGAAAACCTCACGGTTCAGGCCTGAAGAAGCAGAGGGTATCGATGCAGCGCTCCGCCGTGCGGGGATTGAACTCAGCGATCTCGTTTGGGTTCAGGAAAGCTCGCCGATCGCAATCTTCCGTGATGGGAATTACCCGGTACTGCGGGGCACATTCGTCGATTTGCGTGGGAAGGGCTTGCTCTACACGCGCGGAAGTGTGCCATACTATGGCACTTATCCCGGGTTGCGCGTGCCTCGCCCCTTATTGTTAGTACAGCACGAGAACAGTGACAGCGCGATTGCGAAGGTTGCGGAAGAGGTCTTGGCGTTAACCAAAGTCAACTGGAACAGCACACAGTTTGATCAGAAGCTGCCGGCACCCATCAAGGCCGCGCGCGAAGTCGGGCGTATTCTCAAACATATCGCGTTTGGAACGCAGGTATCTCCTGATTTCCGCAGATACACATGA
- a CDS encoding DUF4365 domain-containing protein, with the protein MEKRITDSQILGELGETAVKKIVLEIGFIYENRGRLEAGTDGLIELRDRRSGAPLGKLLGVQVKSTANGKYIRETDHQFEYVMKATDLAYWRKYNVPVIIVLWRQSDGTAYWKDVSEAMHGDERRLKFDKGDDAFGPDCADRLAALTIDRRTPGVYVPPLNMGESAILNMMRIRLPDEIFIATSPFGTGRDGIPALLKQQKTRFDWVIRKRRYISFFDPREFGTRAIVDLDQVEAVDTPLIVLNDELDDTNDTIELLRRSVAHQTAAQIRHLAKERLFYFHALGMNKSRSYRYASSVKDTSAKVVSYYPNKKFPEKPGYVRHHAANLRFERLGDEWFIVIDPTFYFTRNGFEPHPFPGALLAGKKRLERNAAVRGQVVMWQSLLEDSATPKNDLFQETAASDHFLGFERLPLAELAQAVPEDTWNRTDPRAKEMIAADLFDEGLSA; encoded by the coding sequence ATGGAAAAGAGAATCACCGATAGTCAGATTCTGGGGGAGTTGGGCGAGACGGCGGTCAAGAAGATCGTGCTCGAAATCGGCTTCATCTATGAGAACAGGGGAAGGTTGGAAGCCGGAACTGACGGCCTCATTGAACTGCGCGACCGTCGCAGCGGTGCACCGCTTGGAAAGCTATTGGGCGTGCAAGTCAAATCGACGGCTAATGGAAAATATATCCGCGAGACGGATCATCAGTTTGAATATGTAATGAAGGCGACTGATCTCGCGTATTGGCGGAAATACAATGTCCCGGTTATCATAGTACTCTGGCGTCAATCCGACGGCACCGCGTATTGGAAGGACGTGTCTGAAGCGATGCACGGCGACGAACGTCGTCTGAAGTTCGACAAAGGCGACGATGCCTTTGGCCCCGATTGTGCCGATCGGCTGGCTGCGCTGACAATCGACCGCCGGACTCCGGGTGTCTACGTGCCGCCTTTAAACATGGGCGAAAGTGCAATCCTGAACATGATGCGTATCCGTCTACCGGACGAAATCTTTATTGCCACGTCACCGTTCGGTACCGGAAGGGATGGCATTCCGGCACTGCTTAAACAGCAGAAGACGCGTTTTGACTGGGTCATACGCAAACGGCGGTATATATCTTTCTTTGACCCGAGGGAATTCGGAACGCGCGCCATTGTCGATCTCGATCAGGTTGAGGCAGTGGATACACCGCTTATCGTGCTGAACGACGAACTCGACGATACCAATGACACGATTGAGCTCCTGCGTCGAAGCGTTGCGCATCAGACAGCGGCGCAGATCAGGCACCTGGCCAAGGAGCGGTTGTTCTACTTCCACGCTTTGGGCATGAACAAATCTCGCAGCTACAGATATGCCTCCAGTGTCAAGGACACGTCTGCCAAGGTTGTCAGCTACTATCCGAACAAGAAGTTCCCCGAAAAGCCGGGCTACGTACGCCATCACGCCGCAAATCTTCGCTTTGAGCGACTTGGCGATGAATGGTTCATCGTCATCGATCCAACTTTCTATTTTACGCGGAATGGATTCGAGCCGCATCCCTTCCCTGGAGCCTTGCTCGCAGGAAAGAAGCGTCTTGAGCGCAATGCGGCGGTGCGGGGGCAGGTCGTCATGTGGCAGAGTCTGCTTGAGGATAGTGCCACACCGAAGAACGATCTGTTTCAGGAAACCGCCGCGAGCGATCATTTCCTCGGTTTTGAAAGACTGCCTCTGGCTGAGCTGGCACAGGCCGTCCCGGAGGATACATGGAATCGCACAGATCCTCGCGCCAAAGAGATGATAGCGGCAGATCTTTTTGATGAAGGGCTGTCCGCATGA
- a CDS encoding cation diffusion facilitator family transporter, whose product MKTESNGLVQRLAFWGIPLSVGVMGLKLVAWKVTGSVALLSDGLESTVNVVAAVVAFFVIRYAQKPADSSHPYGHHKAEYFSAVLEGVLIVVAALLILQEAVAALPNPKLLDAPVLGLAINSLAAAINGAWALTLIRVGKTHRSPALQADGHHVLSDVVTSGGVLIGLVLAIVTGYAILDPLLAILVALNIIFQGWKVISHSVAGLMDQAVEPEEEEAIKQAIKENCEGSLGVHYLRSRRAGAATFVAFDLVVPSKMTVGDAHVICDRLEMALHKALPGTRVTIHVEPENEMAHGNGVEI is encoded by the coding sequence ATGAAGACAGAGAGCAACGGCCTGGTACAGCGCCTGGCCTTTTGGGGCATTCCCCTTTCCGTCGGGGTGATGGGATTGAAGCTCGTCGCCTGGAAGGTGACGGGATCGGTGGCGCTGCTTTCCGACGGTCTGGAATCGACGGTCAACGTGGTCGCGGCGGTGGTCGCGTTCTTCGTCATCCGCTACGCCCAGAAGCCGGCGGATTCGAGCCATCCCTACGGCCACCACAAGGCGGAGTATTTCTCCGCCGTTCTCGAAGGCGTGCTGATCGTCGTCGCGGCGTTGCTCATCCTTCAGGAGGCGGTCGCGGCTCTTCCCAATCCGAAACTTCTCGACGCGCCGGTTCTCGGTCTTGCCATCAACTCGCTTGCGGCCGCCATCAACGGTGCCTGGGCGCTCACGCTTATTCGTGTCGGCAAGACGCATCGTTCCCCAGCGTTGCAGGCGGACGGCCATCATGTGCTCTCCGACGTGGTGACGTCGGGCGGCGTTCTGATCGGCCTTGTGCTCGCCATAGTCACCGGCTACGCGATCCTCGACCCGTTGCTCGCCATCCTCGTCGCGCTCAACATCATTTTCCAGGGTTGGAAGGTGATCTCGCATTCCGTTGCCGGCCTCATGGACCAGGCGGTCGAGCCTGAGGAAGAAGAGGCGATCAAGCAGGCGATCAAGGAGAACTGCGAGGGCTCGCTCGGGGTGCATTATCTCCGTTCACGTCGCGCCGGTGCCGCCACCTTCGTCGCTTTCGACCTGGTGGTGCCGTCGAAGATGACCGTCGGGGATGCCCATGTGATCTGCGACCGGCTGGAAATGGCCTTGCACAAGGCCTTGCCCGGCACGCGCGTCACGATCCATGTCGAGCCGGAGAACGAAATGGCGCACGGCAACGGCGTCGAAATCTGA
- a CDS encoding extensin family protein: MPRLFLLAAVLAATTAIAAPDNPPVPLPKPPQADRTPAAGPPVPAEKPKEKQAPAAPEPEKEKETAAPAEPPPPPPPPVETEDRAAFEACTAELKSLGAAFRTLPRIDDGNGCGIDKPVAMTRLSAEVAIEPEVTARCETLLQLAHMTRDLIEPAARLGLPDMGRLKAVHQASGYVCRKRNGAETGKISEHARGNAVDISALEFEKGPVPMKIAASEAPDLAAAFQRTLNAAACLYFTTVLSPGSDDAHRDHMHLDVMKRTGGYRYCR; encoded by the coding sequence TTGCCGAGACTTTTTCTGCTGGCGGCAGTGCTCGCCGCCACCACCGCCATCGCCGCGCCGGACAATCCTCCGGTCCCCTTGCCGAAACCGCCTCAGGCCGACCGCACCCCCGCCGCCGGGCCTCCCGTGCCGGCTGAAAAGCCGAAGGAAAAACAAGCGCCGGCGGCACCGGAACCGGAGAAGGAAAAGGAGACGGCGGCACCCGCCGAACCGCCCCCTCCTCCGCCGCCACCGGTGGAAACCGAAGACAGGGCCGCGTTCGAGGCCTGCACGGCTGAGCTGAAATCCCTCGGTGCCGCCTTCAGGACGCTCCCGCGTATCGATGACGGCAACGGCTGCGGCATCGACAAGCCGGTTGCGATGACACGGCTCTCGGCCGAGGTCGCGATCGAACCCGAGGTGACGGCGCGCTGCGAGACGCTGTTGCAGCTTGCCCACATGACCCGCGATCTCATAGAGCCGGCAGCGCGCCTCGGCCTGCCGGACATGGGCAGGCTGAAGGCCGTGCACCAGGCATCCGGCTATGTCTGCCGCAAGCGCAACGGCGCCGAGACGGGCAAGATTTCCGAACACGCCCGCGGCAACGCCGTCGACATTTCCGCACTCGAATTCGAGAAGGGCCCGGTGCCGATGAAGATCGCCGCGAGCGAGGCGCCAGACCTCGCCGCCGCCTTCCAGCGCACGCTCAACGCCGCCGCCTGCCTCTATTTCACCACCGTCCTCTCCCCGGGCAGCGACGACGCCCACCGCGACCACATGCATCTCGACGTGATGAAGCGAACGGGCGGCTATCGGTATTGCCGGTGA
- a CDS encoding MarR family winged helix-turn-helix transcriptional regulator encodes MDALELAEDLRATLGRFVRLVKNEANTPTTSQSETLSLLDRSGPLTVAELANLRNVRHQSMRLVTAQLELDGLVGKLPNPADGRSRLLSITQKGREELSCSRKARTLKIAALIEERLSNQDRQTLQAAILVIERLM; translated from the coding sequence ATGGATGCGCTTGAGCTGGCGGAAGATCTTCGCGCCACGCTTGGGAGATTTGTCCGTCTCGTCAAGAACGAGGCGAATACGCCGACCACGTCTCAGTCAGAGACGCTGTCGCTCCTTGATCGAAGCGGTCCGCTTACTGTTGCCGAACTGGCAAACCTCCGCAATGTAAGACACCAGAGCATGCGATTGGTCACCGCACAGCTGGAGCTTGACGGACTGGTCGGCAAACTGCCCAATCCGGCCGACGGGCGCAGTCGACTTCTTTCCATCACCCAGAAGGGACGGGAAGAATTGTCCTGCTCCCGCAAAGCCCGGACATTGAAGATTGCGGCCTTGATCGAGGAGCGGCTATCCAACCAGGACAGACAGACGCTTCAAGCCGCAATCCTCGTAATCGAGCGACTGATGTAG
- a CDS encoding ester cyclase has product MSTDNKEVVRRFNIEVIQNRNEAEFHALMAPDFVNHSAPPGMPNGPESMWNTFQNVLRPALSDLKVTIHDQIAEGDKVTTRKTISGVHSGTLMGIPATGRGVAISVIDIVRVEDGRYAEHWGLNTLSNVLAALSKA; this is encoded by the coding sequence ATGTCTACCGACAACAAGGAGGTGGTTCGCCGCTTCAACATCGAGGTCATCCAAAACCGGAACGAGGCCGAGTTCCATGCCCTGATGGCTCCGGATTTCGTCAACCATTCAGCGCCGCCGGGAATGCCGAATGGTCCTGAAAGCATGTGGAACACATTCCAGAACGTCCTTCGCCCCGCCCTTTCCGACCTGAAGGTAACAATCCACGATCAGATTGCTGAGGGTGACAAGGTGACAACACGAAAGACGATCAGTGGCGTACACTCCGGCACATTGATGGGAATTCCCGCCACAGGCCGGGGCGTCGCCATCAGCGTCATCGACATCGTGCGGGTGGAGGACGGCAGATATGCCGAGCACTGGGGACTGAACACCCTGTCCAATGTCCTTGCTGCGCTGTCGAAGGCGTAG